One Anolis carolinensis isolate JA03-04 chromosome 5, rAnoCar3.1.pri, whole genome shotgun sequence DNA segment encodes these proteins:
- the wasl gene encoding actin nucleation-promoting factor WASL isoform X1: MSSNNNATQPPPPRRVTNVGSMLLTPQENESLFGFLGKKCVTMCSAVVQIYAADRNAMWSKKCCGVACLVKDNPQRSYFIRIYDIKDGKQLWEQELYNNFVYNIPRAYFHTFAGDTCQVGLNFANEEEAKKFQKTITDLLGRRQRKSEKRRDLPNGPSLPMATVDIKNPEITTNRFYSSQVNNISYTKEKKKGKAKKKRLTKADIGTPSNFQHIGHVGWDPNTGFDVNNLDPELKNLFDMCGISEAQLKDKETSKVIYDFIEKTGGVEAVKNELRRQGPPRWNAPPPPPPSRGGPPPPPPPPPHSSGPPPPPARGRGAPPPPPSRAPTAAPPPPPPSRPGVAMPPPPPNRMYPPPPPAHSSSAPSGPPPPPPPPSSGSGVPPPPPPPPPPPGPPPPPGLPAEVDHQLPAPSGNKAALLDQIREGAQLKKVEQNSRPVSCSGRDALLDQIRQGIQLKAVSDGQETAPPTPAPTSGIVGALMEVMQKRSKAIHSSDEDEDEEDEEDFEDDDEWED; this comes from the exons acAATGTGTTCTGCGGTTGTTCAAATTTATGCAGCAGATCGCAATGCTATGTGGTCAAAGAAATGCTGTGGTGTAGCTTGCCTTGTGAAAGACAATCCACAGAGGTCTTATTTTATCAGAATATATGATATCAAG gaTGGAAAGCAATTGTGGGAACAAGAATTGTATAATAACTTTGTATATAATATTCCTAGAGCATATTTTCACACTTTTGCTGGAGAC ACATGCCAAGTGGGTCTTAATTTTGCTAATGAAGAAGAAGCTAAAAAATTCCAAAAGACCATAACAGATTTACTTGGGCGACGCCAACGAAAATCAG AGAAAAGGAGAGACCTACCAAATG GTCCAAGTCTACCAATGGCAACGGTTGACATTAAAAATCCAGAAATCACCACTAATAGATTTTATAGTTCACAAGTCAACAATATCTCCTATaccaaagagaagaaaaaaggcaaagcaaaaaagaaaagactgaCAAAAGCAGATATTGGAACTCCAAGCAATTTCCA ACACATTGGACATGTTGGCTGGGACCCCAATACAGGTTTTGAT GTTAACAATTTGGATCCAGAGCTGAAAAATCTATTTGATATGTGTGGAATTTCGGAGGCTCAGCTAAAAGACAAAGAAACGTCCAAGGTTATATACGATTTTATTGAAAAAACAGGAGGAGTGGAAGCAGTTAAAAATGAGTTACGTAGACAAG GTCCACCACGGTGGAATG CTCctccaccacctccaccttctAGAGGTGGTCCCCCTCCACCTCCTCCGCCACCACCACATAGCTCAGGGCCACCTCCTCCTCCCGCTAGGGGAAGAGgagctcctccccctcctccttcaaGAGCTCCAACCGCAGCACCTCCACCTCCACCCCCTTCTAGACCTGGTGTTGCAATGCCACCACCTCCACCAAATAGGAtgtaccctcctcctcctccagcgcaTTCTTCATCTGCACCCTcaggccctccccctccccctcctccaccaTCAAGTGGTTCTGGTGTGCCTCCACCCCCTCCGCCTCCGCCTCCCCCTCCcggtcctcctcctccacctggtCTTCCAGCAGAGGTTGACCACCAGCTACCAGCTCCTTCAGGAAATAAAGCAGCCCTCTTAGATCAAATTAGAGAAGGTGCCCAATTGAAAAAAGTAGAACAAAACAGTCGTCCAGTCTCCTGCTCAGGAAGAGATGCGCTACTTGATCAGATACGGCAGGGTATACAGTTGAAGGCT GTATCTGATGGGCAAGAGACGGCACCACCTACCCCTGCACCCACCTCAGGTATTGTGGGAGCATTAATGGAAGTTATGCAGAAAAGGAGCAAAGCCATTCATTCTTCAG ATGAAGATGaggatgaagaagatgaagaagacttTGAAGATGATGATGAGTGGGAAGACTga
- the wasl gene encoding actin nucleation-promoting factor WASL isoform X2, with protein sequence MSSNNNATQPPPPRRVTNVGSMLLTPQENESLFGFLGKKCVTMCSAVVQIYAADRNAMWSKKCCGVACLVKDNPQRSYFIRIYDIKDGKQLWEQELYNNFVYNIPRAYFHTFAGDTCQVGLNFANEEEAKKFQKTITDLLGRRQRKSEKRRDLPNGPSLPMATVDIKNPEITTNRFYSSQVNNISYTKEKKKGKAKKKRLTKADIGTPSNFQHIGHVGWDPNTGFDVNNLDPELKNLFDMCGISEAQLKDKETSKVIYDFIEKTGGVEAVKNELRRQAPPPPPPSRGGPPPPPPPPPHSSGPPPPPARGRGAPPPPPSRAPTAAPPPPPPSRPGVAMPPPPPNRMYPPPPPAHSSSAPSGPPPPPPPPSSGSGVPPPPPPPPPPPGPPPPPGLPAEVDHQLPAPSGNKAALLDQIREGAQLKKVEQNSRPVSCSGRDALLDQIRQGIQLKAVSDGQETAPPTPAPTSGIVGALMEVMQKRSKAIHSSDEDEDEEDEEDFEDDDEWED encoded by the exons acAATGTGTTCTGCGGTTGTTCAAATTTATGCAGCAGATCGCAATGCTATGTGGTCAAAGAAATGCTGTGGTGTAGCTTGCCTTGTGAAAGACAATCCACAGAGGTCTTATTTTATCAGAATATATGATATCAAG gaTGGAAAGCAATTGTGGGAACAAGAATTGTATAATAACTTTGTATATAATATTCCTAGAGCATATTTTCACACTTTTGCTGGAGAC ACATGCCAAGTGGGTCTTAATTTTGCTAATGAAGAAGAAGCTAAAAAATTCCAAAAGACCATAACAGATTTACTTGGGCGACGCCAACGAAAATCAG AGAAAAGGAGAGACCTACCAAATG GTCCAAGTCTACCAATGGCAACGGTTGACATTAAAAATCCAGAAATCACCACTAATAGATTTTATAGTTCACAAGTCAACAATATCTCCTATaccaaagagaagaaaaaaggcaaagcaaaaaagaaaagactgaCAAAAGCAGATATTGGAACTCCAAGCAATTTCCA ACACATTGGACATGTTGGCTGGGACCCCAATACAGGTTTTGAT GTTAACAATTTGGATCCAGAGCTGAAAAATCTATTTGATATGTGTGGAATTTCGGAGGCTCAGCTAAAAGACAAAGAAACGTCCAAGGTTATATACGATTTTATTGAAAAAACAGGAGGAGTGGAAGCAGTTAAAAATGAGTTACGTAGACAAG CTCctccaccacctccaccttctAGAGGTGGTCCCCCTCCACCTCCTCCGCCACCACCACATAGCTCAGGGCCACCTCCTCCTCCCGCTAGGGGAAGAGgagctcctccccctcctccttcaaGAGCTCCAACCGCAGCACCTCCACCTCCACCCCCTTCTAGACCTGGTGTTGCAATGCCACCACCTCCACCAAATAGGAtgtaccctcctcctcctccagcgcaTTCTTCATCTGCACCCTcaggccctccccctccccctcctccaccaTCAAGTGGTTCTGGTGTGCCTCCACCCCCTCCGCCTCCGCCTCCCCCTCCcggtcctcctcctccacctggtCTTCCAGCAGAGGTTGACCACCAGCTACCAGCTCCTTCAGGAAATAAAGCAGCCCTCTTAGATCAAATTAGAGAAGGTGCCCAATTGAAAAAAGTAGAACAAAACAGTCGTCCAGTCTCCTGCTCAGGAAGAGATGCGCTACTTGATCAGATACGGCAGGGTATACAGTTGAAGGCT GTATCTGATGGGCAAGAGACGGCACCACCTACCCCTGCACCCACCTCAGGTATTGTGGGAGCATTAATGGAAGTTATGCAGAAAAGGAGCAAAGCCATTCATTCTTCAG ATGAAGATGaggatgaagaagatgaagaagacttTGAAGATGATGATGAGTGGGAAGACTga